One part of the Phoenix dactylifera cultivar Barhee BC4 chromosome 4, palm_55x_up_171113_PBpolish2nd_filt_p, whole genome shotgun sequence genome encodes these proteins:
- the LOC103720076 gene encoding probable inactive purple acid phosphatase 27, protein MWKVEADGSNEYNNFQPGSLNTTYQLIKDLNNVDMVINIGDICYANGYISQWDQFTSKIEPIVSVVPYMIGSGNHERDWPGTGSFYGNKDSGGVCGVLAETIFYVPTENRAKFW, encoded by the exons ATGTGGAAG GTGGAAGCTGATGGTTCCAATGAATACAACAATTTTCAGCCAGGTTCCTTGAACACCACGTACCAGCTAATTAAGGACCTGAACAACGTAGATATGGTTATTAATATTGGAGATATATGCTATGCAAATGGATACATATCACAGTGGGATCAGTTTACATCAAAAATTGAACCCATTGTTTCAGTTGTGCCTTATATGATTGGAAG TGGTAATCATGAGCGTGATTGGCCTGGAACAGGGTCCTTCTATGGAAATAAGGATTCAGGTGGAGTATGTGGCGTACTAGCTGAAACCATATTTTATGTTCCTACAGAGAACCGGGCGAAATTCTG GTAG
- the LOC103720077 gene encoding protein LEO1 homolog has protein sequence MMQKLFGDQSEDAKEEDVTSEHKAAANRSGNRSGDREGEVEGQGKVAVETESEPHDLDVDQGKNEGGRIQKSPEREISHQRVENKGKDTESEGKGYEQRVVRSRRQVVVASEPEGSENNHDADHNSKYADVDQAMKPGSKDEKKDQKVVRDVFRDSDEEEPAEYGAQNEIGQDSHRSLMEEEGSYAKGSGLEEIVPDDEVQNKSGYENLGKKPGKAVGPPLELEIPLHRPPGQPDRMNMIKVTNIMGIDPKPFDPKTYVEGDAFVTDKSGAKKRIHLEDNIVRWRAVQKPDGTTSYESNARFVRWEDGSIQLLIGNEVLNISVHDSDHDQTHLFLRHGKGILQSQGRLPRKMRFMPSSLSSKSHRLLSAIVESRHKKVYKVKSCNSDIYTEREKEEKERVEGQTIRTNVLQKKHEKVNHKYRQTVSRGRLLSPGLLEAALDEDDEPEDYYSSCKSASARSCFEENTKGEAQVERCIINAKKRPNIRKNLTRKSSLPTARPARRPVEEHPESEGEESEYESKGHNIEKYPANEPEHEGEYKENEADKEASGANFVSEEDEDKEPREKIKGTGGNSLKHKEIDGDSPPRKKTANRRKAVIFDSDEE, from the exons ATGATGCAGAAGCTCTTCGGCGATCAGTCTGAGGACGCGAAGGAAGAAGACGTCACTTCCGAGCACAAGGCCGCCGCCAACCGCTCCGGCAACCGTTCG GGTGATAGGGAAGGTGAAGTTGAGGGGCAAGGAAAAGTTGCTGTGGAAACTGAATCTGAACCACATGATTTGGATGTTGACCAGGGAAAGAATGAAGGGGGAAGGATTCAAAAGTCCCCAGAACGAGAAATTAGCCATCAAAGGGTGGAGAATAAGGGAAAAGATACTGAAAGTGAAGGGAAAGGGTATGAGCAAAGAGTAGTTAGAAGCAGAAGACAAGTAGTAGTTGCAAGTGAACCAGAGGGATCTGAGAATAATCATGATGCTGATCATAATAGTAAATATGCAGATGTTGATCAAGCTATGAAGCCAGG GTCAAAAGATGAGAAAAAGGACCAAAAAGTTGTTCGTGATGTTTTTAGGGATTCTGATGAAGAAGAACCTGCTGAGTATGGCGCTCAAAATGAAATTGGGCAAGATTCACAT AGATCACTTATGGAGGAGGAAGGTAGCTATGCCAAAGGATCGGGACTAGAGGAGATAGTACCGGATGATGAAGTGCAGAACAAGTCAGGATATGAGAATCTTGGAAAAAAACCAGGAAAAGCTGTCGGTCCACCATTGGAATTGGAAATTCCGCTGCATCGCCCACCAGGACAGCCTGACAGG ATGAACATGATCAAAGTAACTAATATCATGGGCATTGATCCAAAACCTTTTGATCCTAAAACATATGTAGAAGGGGACGCATTTGTGACTGATAAATCTGGGGCTAAGAAACGTATACACCTAGAGGATAATATTGTACGCTGGAGAGCTGTCCAGAAACCCGATGGCACTACCTCT TATGAAAGCAATGCACGTTTTGTACGGTGGGAAGATGGAAGTATACAGTTATTAATTGGGAATGAGGTGCTGAATATATCTGTGCATGACTCAGACCATGATCAAACCCACTTGTTTCTTCGGCACGGCAAG GGAATCTTACAATCTCAAGGAAGGCTGCCCCGCAAGATGAGATTTATGCCATCTTCTTTGTCATCAAAGTCTCACCGTTTACTCAGTGCTATTGTTGAATCACGTCATAAAAAGGTCTACAAAGTGAAAAGTTGTAATTCTGACATTTAtacagaaagagaaaaagaagagaaggaaagg GTTGAAGGACAAACAATTAGAACCAATGTACTTCAgaagaaacatgaaaaagtgAATCACAAATATCGACAAACTGTGAGCAGAGGACGGCTGCTCTCTCCTGGGTTGTTGGAGGCGGCACTAGATGAG GATGATGAGCCTGAAGACTATTACAGTTCTTGCAAGTCAGCTTCAGCTCGTAGTTGTTTTGAGGAAAATACGAAAGGAGAAGCACAGGTTGAGAGATGCATAATTAATGCAAAAAAGAGG CCAAATATACGGAAAAATCTCACTCGCAAGTCATCCTTGCCCACTGCTCGTCCAGCAAGGCGCCCAGTAGAGGAACATCCAGAGAGTGAGGGAGAGGAATCTGAATATGAAAGCAAAGGCCACAATATTGAGAAATATCCAGCAAATGAGCCAGAACATGAAGGTGAATACAAGGAGAATGAGGCAGACAAAGAAGCTTCTGGTGCAAATTTTGTatctgaagaagatgaagataag GAGCCAAGGGAAAAGATAAAGGGAACTGGAGGCAACAGTCTGAAGCACAAGGAGATAGATGGAGATTCTCCGCCAAGAAAAAAAACAGCAAATCGTAGGAAGGcagttatctttgatagtgatgaagAGTGA
- the LOC120110699 gene encoding putative disease resistance protein RGA4 produces MAMILEAFVSKFAEMLGELAKEVDMLLGVPGEIQKLQNKLRKVSKVLADAERRRINDEAIDDWIKQLNDFMYDADDILDLCRIEADKCSEGSSSTSWLRFPFSFLPWFRKPLVSHEIGTNIRELNQKLGEISRWRSEFNLELTTPDKQQGTSQISRKTSPVVEIDIVGSTIEKHTQSLVDSLIKDDGRRNILVFAVVGPGGIGKTTLAKRIYNDQRIQEGFSVKKWVCVSQEFDEINLLKDIIGDAQEQSRSSLEPKVESSLRGKKLFLVLDDVWTAKVWCDLLHNTLNSCVAGSRILVTTRNEQIAMQMLAVNIHHVDKLSLEDSWLLLCKKVFLTGVRSRSSISRT; encoded by the coding sequence ATGGCGATGATATTGGAGGCCTTCGTCTCAAAATTTGCTGAAATGCTGGGCGAGTTGGCGAAGGAGGTTGACATGCTCTTAGGTGTGCCTGGCGAGATCCAAAAGCTCCAGAACAAGCTCCGTAAGGTCAGCAAAGTCCTTGCCGATGCCGAGAGGAGGAGGATCAATGATGAGGCCATTGATGACTGGATCAAGCAGCTCAATGATTTTATGTACGATGCGGATGACATCCTCGACCTCTGTCGCATTGAGGCGGACAAATGTAGCGAAGgatcttcgtccacttcttggTTGCGCTTCCCCTTTTCCTTTCTCCCTTGGTTCCGAAAGCCTCTAGTTTCTCATGAGATTGGCACGAACATTAGAGAGCTCAATCAGAAGCTTGGGGAGATTTCGAGGTGGAGGTCTGAATTCAATCTCGAGCTCACCACCCCTGACAAGCAGCAAGGGACATCTCAAATTAGTCGCAAGACATCTCCTGTAGTTGAGATTGATATTGTAGGATCTACAATTGAAAAGCACACTCAGAGCTTGGTTGATTCGCTAATTAAGGATGACGGACGGAGAAACATTCTTGTTTTCGCAGTTGTGGGTCCTGGGGGAATTGGCAAGACCACGCTCGCTAAAAGAATATATAATGACCAGAGGATTCAGGAGGGGTTCTCAGTGAAGAAGTGGGTGTGTGTATCGCAAGAGTTTGATGAGATAAATTTGCTGAAAGATATCATCGGTGATGCCCAGGAGCAGAGTAGGTCCTCGCTTGAGCCCAAAGTCGAGAGCAGTCTTAGGGGTAAGAAGCTGTTTCTTGTTCTTGATGACGTTTGGACTGCAAAGGTTTGGTGTGACTTGTTGCATAACACGCTAAATAGTTGTGTTGCTGGCAGTAGGATCCTTGTTACTACAAGAAATGAACAGATCGCGATGCAGATGTTGGCAGTGAACATCCATCACGTTGACAAATTGTCTTTAGAGGATAGTTGGTTATtgctttgcaagaaggtgttcCTGACAGGAGTGAGGTCGAGATCCAGCATCTCAAGGACATAG